From one Lotus japonicus ecotype B-129 chromosome 3, LjGifu_v1.2 genomic stretch:
- the LOC130745434 gene encoding uncharacterized protein LOC130745434 — MEDQPMTKADLKDVTVALTAALTAITQHMTQQMIQHMATFTAALTAQINNTNNGNRGRDRRGKPHRFPRDNNNNRSAISLPSQSLHSPSVSHPYYQVQYSTSKTTETPHPQPATPNLINPYPNISPTADPISLPQPLPKPTSNSCPSTRPMYATSSESDSQISFAPSSVVGLEDEAKTLMDDLCSESAPTPTHCSLLSRSDDILEVVPHVISEPDTSVNLGIEAVFTPYNLTLMVVPQVRYVLVPKFAPHLFGNMPEKKELQSNLSNSQFRQFIPCHWKLFQSRLVHPEITLHQFHGVWRKQFDPGINKMDASVSKQESPHSFPCAFIRYSTLTLLGLIWKPFDPGILRQLKSFIVM; from the coding sequence ATGGAAGATCAACCAATGACCAAAGCAGACCTGAAGGATGTTACCGTGGCTCTTACCGCGGCCCTAACTGCTATTACGCAACATATGACACAACAGATGATACAACATATGGCGACGTTCACGGCGGCTTTAACGGCGCAGATCAACAATACCAACAACGGTAACCGGGGACGAGACAGGAGAGGGAAACCACATAGGTTTCCGcgcgacaacaacaacaatcgttCCGCTATATCTTTACCTTCCCAATCTTTGCATTCACCATCCGTATCTCATCCTTATTACCAAGTTCAGTACTCAACCTCTAAAACCACCGAAACTCCACACCCCCAACCTGCTACTCCAAACCTTATCAATCCTTACCCCAACATATCACCGACTGCAGATCCAATTTCCTTACCACAACCCCTACCAAAACCTACTTCAAATTCATGTCCCTCTACAAGACCTATGTACGCAACTTCTTCGGAATCTGATTCTCAAATTTCATTTGCGCCATCCTCTGTTGTTGGCCTGGAAGATGAGGCAAAAACGTTGATGGATGATTTGTGCAGCGAGAGCGCACCAACACCAACACACTGTTCTCTTTTATCTAGATCTGATGACATCTTAGAGGTTGTACCCCATGTTATATCTGAGCCAGACACCTCTGTCAATTTGGGCATCGAAGCAGTGTTCACACCTTACAATCTAACACTTATGGTTGTGCCTCAGGTTCGATATGTCCTTGTTCCCAAGTTTGCACCCCATTTGTTTGGTAATATGCCTGAGAAAAAGGAACTGCAATCCAACTTGTCTAACTCGCAATTCAGACAATTTATTCCATGCCACTGGAAGTTGTTTCAATCACGGCTAGTTCATCCAGAAATCACACTCCATCAATTTCATGGTGTTTGGCGAAAACAATTTGATCCTGGCATCAACAAGATGGATGCTAGTGTTTCAAAACAGGAGTCTCCACACTCTTTTCCATGTGCTTTTATTAGATATTCAACACTCACTCTCCTTGGTTTAATTTGGAAGCCTTTTGATCCTGGTATTTTGAGGCAACTGAAGTCCTTTATCGTGATGTGA